The segment CAAAATATGCGATACTGGATGTTTCAATATGATACAATAATAAACCCGGAACTAATTTTAGTGTGAACAATTTCTTTCAGCCGGCCATGCCCCGGTCATCTGTTAATTGCATACATTATACAAGAGTTAGTCCCCTTTCCCTTCAGCAGCACCAACGAATGCAGTCTGCCGTTCGTGCCAGGAGGTGTCTTCTATCGTCAGCTAAATTCTAACTGcgcatgtcttgtaaacatgttaCCCGCTTTGATGCCGGGATGTTGCCtacatttaaacatttcaagAAGACAAAACACTTTTACAATATTCTTGTTACAACTGCGACATCTGCAGTCATATATATTTAAGCTGTATTCCTCTTCAGATAGCGACAGCCAAGAAACTGGCAGACAACCACCTCACCTGTGTCATCTGCACTCAGGTCTTCACAGACCCTGCCACACTTCAGTGTAATCACACATTCTGTAAGTCCTGTCTGCTGaaatacaccaacacagagaatgAAGCAATACAAGCCAAGTCCATCCCATGTCCATCTTGTGGACAACTGACGAAGGTGACCTTCCCTGACAGCCCAGTAGAGGAGTGGGTCAGTCAGCTGAAACCAAGCCACGTCATACAGGGGCTGATGGACGACTTTGGACCTGGGACAAAAGGTAACGAATTGCTCCTTGATGAAAAGTACCTTCAAATATTATGTGATGATGTATTATGCATAACCTAGCTTTTCCACAGATATGATATGTAATGATGTGTTCAAGATTTATGCAGTTATGGAACAGAATTCTATTTTTTAGTAATTCTTAGACTTAATGAGTAGTTCCACTCCATGAAAGTAATGGAATATTTTTCTAATGCAACTCAAGCATTCATCATTTTGTCGATTTTTACTTTCCTTTCATGTAAACTCCTTACACTATTTTTTGTCATTACAGCGGCCTTTGTAAATGCATGCAATGTCTGCAAAACACAAGGGAACATAACTCCTGCCACATCGTGGTGCTCCGTCTGTGACGATGTTTTCTGTGATGGATGTCTGAAGATGCACAACATAATGTCAATGTCACGTGACCATGAAGTTGTGGATATATCTGATACCATCAAAAGAAAAGCCAAGCAACGCTTCATGTGTAAAATCCACAAAGACAAACAGGTCGAGTTGTTCTGTAAGGATTGCAGAAAGGCCATTTGTCATATATGCTGCAGTATAAAACACAGGAAATGTGACGACGTTGATACTTTAGACAACATGACCCCTGTTGTCAGAGACCACTTGTCAAATCAAAGCCAAGAACTGAAACTTAAAATGACAACTGCAGAAAATCGAATCATCCTCAAAAAATCTCGAATTCAACAATTGGAGTCTGATGCACAAGGCATCAAGGAGGGAATCAGTCTATTACGGCAGAAGCTGGTAGAAGTGATTTTAAGGAAGGAGAAGCAACTACTTGAGAAAGTTGATCGGTTTTCCAATAAACAAATACAGGAATTACAAGCAGAAATAAAATCCCAGGAGATCGAGTTGCAGATGTACCAGCAACAGTGTGAGTTCACGGCCAGTGCTGTCACATCCAACTGTGAGATGGACATGTATGCCCTCTATGAGTCGGTGTGTGAGGAGTCGAGTCACAATAGAGACAAGAACACCCGACCAGCACCAGGAAGGATCGTATTCACTCATGACATAGACAAGCTGAGAAACGTAGTGGATGATCTACAACTTGGAGAGGTTGCTGTGGTCTGTGGTGTGAGTGACCACCAGTCTACCCCTGTTCTACACCATACTATTGACTGTCAGGCAGCTATTGACAGTGGGGATAATGATttgcatgacgtcacagtgtTAACTGTTGATGGTGTAAAAGTAACAGTAGTTATAGACTTCAAGAACAAGAGCATcaaaacatatcaaacatcgAAACCAAACTCACAAAGTAATCATCTTCTACTTTCCAGTGGTCCTTGGCAAATAACAAAGTTAACTGAGAGTCAGATAGCAGTCTGTGTTCCGGTCAGTCAGGAAATAGTTACAGTTGGTGTTACCCCAGATCCTGTATTGCTCTCAACTATCAAAACAACTAAAATGTACTACAGTCTAGCCTTCCTGGGTCCTTCACAGCTGGTGGCAGGTACATATGGACAGTATCACTCTGTGGATATACTGGACATGACAGGGAAGATACTGAAGTCTATCAACACGGGGGTCATAAAGAGTCCAGACTATATCCATGTCACCAGTAACAACAACTTGATAGTCAGCGAAGGTGCAGTAAAATCCCTCGTATCTGTGACTAGTGAAGGTGAAGTTGTTTTCACCTACACTCCCAAAGGAGACAGAACTCTGAATTATCCATGGGGTATCACAATAACCAGCACAGGAGACATCCTGCTTGTAGAGGGGGACTCCCACAAGGTGATTCAGCTGACAGAGTCAGGACAGTTTGTCAGAGATGTCCTCATACGACAGGATGGTCTGGAATATCCTCGTGGTATCTGTCTTGATGGGGACAGCTTTGTGTACGTTACATGTGGGCGATATGTTAAGGTATTCAAGTTCAGATCGTCAGACGTGTTTCAAATATGAACAGAATTTAATCTTGATGGAGACGGGTTTGTGTTTGTTACATATGGATCGTATGGAAACGTATTCGATTTTAGAATGTGAATCGATTTCCACTTGTACATAATTCAATCAAACAAGACATTTTCTGTTACAGGCCAACCTCAGGTATTGTTATTGACGTGTTTTAATGTAAACCACAATATTAGAACATTCACGAAAAACCTGACCTCATGGATGGTAAGAAATAGTTCCAGCCATATGGATGAGACAAACTTTGATTGAGAAAACAGCAGCAGACATCCATTATTATCCTCCATTATTCATTGTGTGACGAATCAGGTCCCGTGTGACCTGAGGTAATAGTACCCCGTAATAGTAGTCATTCCAAAATAATCTAACATGCGACTCACGAGCTGTCAACTGTGCCGTCAATATGAAATTTGATATATTCGTTTCTTTGTAATCATGTGTATGTATTACGGATCTTCAATACACATTGTTCAATCTAGCACATTTAATGACTCATATTCTCTATGTTCTATGTTACATGCGTATTGTTCATGACTATATTGTGACCCCTCGCCATAAATACAAAGTTCAAAGTATTTCGTACTTCTGTTGTGGATATACGGTGGACCAGGCTTCATGCCTGTATTTTCATAAAAACAGAACTTGATTTGGTGGCAAATGTTGGGATCATCCACAGCAGTGGGGTAGCtaagtggtcaaagcgttcgctcgtcacgttgatgacccaggttcgaatGCCTACATCGGTACACTGTGTGGAAGCCACTTCTTGGTGTCTCCCGTCgttatattgcttgaatatcacTATGAacttcctccctccctccctccctctctgcttccctcactcactcactcattcaattcCTCGCTGTCCACCATTTTTGTGAATAACTGCAATACATCTCCTGTATACTAATTATTCAAACGCGCCCAACCACAGACCTCGGTGCTTGTATGAACATCACGATCACCTCAGGGCTAAGATGTTTTTTGTGGAACAGTGGGTGAGTCGGTCCATGAGactgtgggtgagtgagcgagtgagttaaaatcatcgcatcaacaatattacaaccaAAAAGCAAGGCAATCGATTTAAGATGCCtgccgacaaaggacagtaaaccaaactagactatcacagatattacATTTCAAAACTAGCAATTACatctaaaatactttaactATGGAGGGCGATACAACCTAAACattggctatagatcgccagtgATTGAAGGTCGATCACCATACGTGgaaccattgggacttacagtaccctcgctacctgcatggtcactggttggatttacaccatcccgtcagatgctggcgattgtaggataATTTAGCCAACAGATACAATAACACTACGTTTAAAATGTAGTAATTTTAAAcattactttgaaagttttgggacttaacaGAGTGTGGAACAAagtgccgttgtacaaaacaaacttGCCCTATGaatgtcgtaagtctgtgttaaggtatggaagtCATGATCACCTTGGGGATAGGATCGCTCCGCAGAACATTATACAACACAAGTTTAGCTCTACAACTGTCGTACGTCTATTTCATGGAAATTCTGATAACCTTGGAGCAAATTACAGGCAAATGTAACGGGCCAACGTTCAATAAACAATTTTATCAATGCACTGGGTGAATCATGTTCTCAGTTTTCTATGTTGTCTGCCTGCTTTGAATAACTGTATTGTGACCCTTGGCCACAAAATTAGGACATTGACGAAACACTGTATCTCATAGTTTTAGCCTTAGGGATGAGACAAACCATGATAAAGAAAACAGTGGCAGACATctattattattctttcattATTCATTATGTGATCGACCAGGCCCTATGTGATTTGACGTAATCGTATGCCGCATGGCCTTCCTTCGCAAATTAAGAAAACAGCAGCAGACATCCATTCTCATCCTCCATTATTCATTGTGTGACGGATCAGGTCCCTTGTGACCTGAGGTAATAGTACCCCGTAATAGTAGTCATTCCAAAATAATCTAACATGCGACTCACGAGCTGTCAACTGTGCCGTCAATATGAAATTTGATATATTCGTTTCTTTGTAATCATGTGTATGTATTACGGATCTTCAATACACATTGTTCAATCTAGCACATTTAATGACTCATATTCTCTATGTTCTATGTTACATGCGTATTGTTCATGACTATATTGTGACCCCTCGCCATAAATACAAAGTTCAAAGTATTTCGTACTTCTGTTGTGGATATACGGTGGACCAGGCTTCATGCCTGTATTTTCATAAAAACAGAACTTGATTTGGTGGCAAATGTTGGGATCATCCACAGCAGTGGGGTAGCtaagtggtcaaagcgttcgctcgtcacgttgatgacccaggttcgaatGCCTACATCGGTACACTGTGTGGAAGCCACTTCTTGGTGTCTCCCGTCgttatattgcttgaatatcacTATGAacttcctccctccctccctccctctctgcttccctcactcactcactcattcaattcCTCGCTGTCCACCATTTTTGTGAATAACTGCAATACATCTCCTGTATACTAATTATTCAAACGCGCCCAACCACAGACCTCGGTGCTTGTATGAACATCACGATCACCTCAGGGCTAAGATGTTTTTTGTGGAACAGTGGGTGAGTCGGTCCATGAGactgtgggtgagtgagcgagtgagttaaaatcatcgcatcaacaatattacaaccaAAAAGCAAGGCAATCGATTTAAGATGCCtgccgacaaaggacagtaaaccaaactagactatcacagatattacATTTCAAAACTAGCAATTACatctaaaatactttaactTTGGAGGGCGATACAACCTAAACattggctatagatcgccagtgATTGAAGGTCGATCACCATACGTGgaaccattgggacttacagtactctcgctacctgcatggtcactggttggatttacaccatcccgtcagatgctggcgattgtaggataATTTAGCCAACAGATACAATAACACTACGTTTAAAATGTAGTAATTTTAAAcattactttgaaagttttgggacttaacaGAGTGTGGAACAAagtgccgttgtacaaaacaaacttGCCCTATGaatgtcgtaagtctgtgttaaggtatggaagtCATGATCACCTTGGGGATAGGATCGCTCCGCAGAACATTATACAACACAAGTTTAGCTCTACAACTGTCGTACGTCTATTTCATGGAAATTCTGATAACCTTGGAGCAAATTACAGGCAAATGTAACGGGCCAACGTTCAATAAACAATTTTATCAATGCACTGGGTGAATCATGTTCTCAGTTTTCTATGTTGTCTGCCTGCTTTGAATAACTGTATTGTGACCCTTGGCCACAAAATTAGGACATTGACGAAACACTGTATCTCATAGTTTTAGCCTTAGGGATGAGACAAACCATGATAAAGAAAACAGTGGCAGACATctattattattctttcattATTCATTATGTGATCGACCAGGCCCTATGTGATTTGACGTAATCGTATGCCGCATGGCCTTCCTTCGCAAATTAAGAAAACAGCAGCAGACATCCATTCTCATCCTCCATTATTCATTGTGTGACGGATCAGGTCCCTTGTGACCTGAGGTAATAGTACCCCGTAATAGTAGTCATTCCAAAATAATCTAACATGCGACTCACGAGCTGTCAACTGTGCCGTCAATATGAAATTTGATATATTCGTTTCTTTGTAATCATGTGTATGTATTACGGATCTTCAATACACATTGTTCAATCTAGCACATTTAATGACTCATATTCTCTATGTTCTATGTTACATGCGTATTGTTCATGACTATATTGTGACCCCTCGCCATAAATACAAAGTTCAAAGTATTTCGTACTTCTGTTGTGGATATACGGTGGACCAGGCTTCATGCCTGTATTTTCATAAAAACAGAACTTGATTTGGTGGCAAATGTTGGGATCATCCACAGCAGTGGGGTAGCtaagtggtcaaagcgttcgctcgtcacgttgatgacccaggttcgaatGCCTACATCGGTACACTGTGTGGAAGCCACTTCTTGGTGTCTCCCGTCgttatattgcttgaatatcacTATGAacttcctccctccctccctccctctctgcttccctcactcactcactcattcaattcCTCGCTGTCCACCATTTTTGTGAATAACTGCAATACATCTCCTGTATACTAATTATTCAAACGCGCCCAACCACAGACCTCGGTGCTTGTATGAACATCACGATCACCTCAGGGCTAAGATGTTTTTTGTGGAACAGTGGGTGAGTCGGTCCATGAGactgtgggtgagtgagcgagtgagttaaaatcatcgcatcaacaatattacaaccaAAAAGCAAGGCAATCGATTTAAGATGCCtgccgacaaaggacagtaaaccaaactagactatcacagatattacATTTCAAAACTAGCAATTACatctaaaatactttaactATGGAGGGCGATACAACCTAAACattggctatagatcgccagtgATTGAAGGTCGATCACCATACGTGgaaccattgggacttacagtactctcgctacctgcatggtcactggttggatttacaccatcccgtcagatgctggcgattgtaggataATTTAGCCAACAGATACAATAACACTACGTTTAAAATGTAGTAATTTTAAAcattactttgaaagttttgggacttaacaGAGTGTGGAACAAagtgccgttgtacaaaacaaacttGCCCTATGaatgtcgtaagtctgtgttaaggtatggaagtCATGATCACCTTGGGGATAGGATCGCTCCGCAGAACATTATACAACACAAGTTTAGCTCTACAACTGTCGTACGTCTATTTCATGGAAATTCTGATAACCTTGGAGCAAATTACAGGCAAATGTAACGGGCCAACGTTCAATAAACAATTTTATCAATGCACTGGGTGAATCATGTTCTCAGTTTTCTATGTTGTCTGCCTGCTTTGAATAACTGTATTGTGACCCTTGGCCACAAAATTAGGACATTGACGAAACACTGTATCTCATAGTTTTAGCCTTAGGGATGAGACAAACCATGATAAAGAAAACAGTGGCAGACATctattattattctttcattATTCATTATGTGATCGACCAGGCCCTATGTGATTTGACGTAATCGTATGCCGCATGGCCTTCCTTCGCAAATTAAGAAAACAGCAGCAGACATCCATTCTCATCCTCCATTATTCATTGTGTGACGGATCAGGTCCCTTGTGACCTGAGGTAATAGTACCCCGTAATAGTAGTCATTCCAAAATAATCTAACATGCGACTCACGAGCTGTCAACTGTGCCGTCAATATGAAATTTGATATATTCGTTTCTTTGTAATCATGTGTATGTATTACGGATCTTCAATACACATTGTTCAATCTAGCACATTTAATGACTCATATTCTCTATGTTCTATGTTACATGCGTATTGTTCATGACTATATTGTGACCCCTCGCCATAAATACAAAGTTCAAAGTATTTCGTACTTCTGTTGTGGATATACGGTGGACCAGGCTTCATGCCTGTATTTTCATAAAAACAGAACTTGATTTGGTGGCAAATGTTGGGATCATCCACAGCAGTGGGGTAGCtaagtggtcaaagcgttcgctcgtcacgttgatgacccaggttcgaatGCCTACATCGGTACACTGTGTGGAAGCCACTTCTTGGTGTCTCCCGTCgttatattgcttgaatatcacTATGAacttcctccctccctccctccctctctgcttccctcactcactcactcattcaattcCT is part of the Haliotis asinina isolate JCU_RB_2024 chromosome 6, JCU_Hal_asi_v2, whole genome shotgun sequence genome and harbors:
- the LOC137286503 gene encoding protein wech-like; the protein is MDDFGPGTKAAFVNACNVCKTQGNITPATSWCSVCDDVFCDGCLKMHNIMSMSRDHEVVDISDTIKRKAKQRFMCKIHKDKQVELFCKDCRKAICHICCSIKHRKCDDVDTLDNMTPVVRDHLSNQSQELKLKMTTAENRIILKKSRIQQLESDAQGIKEGISLLRQKLVEVILRKEKQLLEKVDRFSNKQIQELQAEIKSQEIELQMYQQQCEFTASAVTSNCEMDMYALYESVCEESSHNRDKNTRPAPGRIVFTHDIDKLRNVVDDLQLGEVAVVCGVSDHQSTPVLHHTIDCQAAIDSGDNDLHDVTVLTVDGVKVTVVIDFKNKSIKTYQTSKPNSQSNHLLLSSGPWQITKLTESQIAVCVPVSQEIVTVGVTPDPVLLSTIKTTKMYYSLAFLGPSQLVAGTYGQYHSVDILDMTGKILKSINTGVIKSPDYIHVTSNNNLIVSEGAVKSLVSVTSEGEVVFTYTPKGDRTLNYPWGITITSTGDILLVEGDSHKVIQLTESGQFVRDVLIRQDGLEYPRGICLDGDSFVYVTCGRYVKVFKFRSSDVFQI